Proteins found in one uncultured Fusobacterium sp. genomic segment:
- a CDS encoding ABC transporter ATP-binding protein, whose protein sequence is MVEVKNLFYKTKDKSILNDISIKFPEKKFIGIIGPNGAGKSTLLKNIYGVLTPSNGDIFIDEKNIKSINGKERAKKIAVLSQEDREEFDFSIEEIVEMGRYPHKSIFENYSNNDREIAISMLKKVGMENYIGRNFNELSGGEKQRVLIARALAQDTSILILDEPTNHLDIGYQLQLLHLIKHLDKNVIAALHDLNVAAIFCDYIYILKDGKLIEEGTPEQVLNRENLKNIFNIECYIGKNPINDKVQISYTTSHYHVNGVGSDHYHDDHFTGIHTHIIEK, encoded by the coding sequence ATGGTAGAAGTTAAAAATCTATTTTATAAGACAAAGGATAAAAGTATTTTAAATGATATATCAATAAAATTTCCTGAAAAAAAGTTTATAGGTATAATCGGACCTAACGGAGCTGGAAAATCAACACTTTTAAAAAATATTTATGGAGTATTAACTCCAAGTAATGGAGATATTTTTATTGATGAGAAGAATATTAAAAGTATAAATGGAAAAGAGAGAGCTAAAAAGATAGCTGTGTTATCTCAAGAAGATAGAGAAGAATTTGATTTCAGTATTGAAGAGATAGTAGAAATGGGAAGATACCCACATAAAAGTATATTTGAAAATTACTCCAATAATGATAGAGAGATTGCTATAAGTATGCTAAAAAAGGTGGGAATGGAAAATTATATAGGTAGAAATTTTAATGAGTTATCTGGTGGAGAGAAACAGAGAGTTTTAATTGCTAGAGCATTAGCACAGGATACGTCTATATTGATACTTGATGAGCCTACTAACCATTTAGATATTGGATATCAACTACAACTTTTACATTTAATTAAGCATTTAGATAAAAATGTAATTGCTGCTCTTCATGATCTTAATGTTGCTGCTATATTTTGTGATTATATCTATATATTAAAAGATGGTAAACTTATTGAAGAAGGAACACCAGAACAAGTTTTAAATAGAGAGAACTTAAAAAATATTTTTAATATTGAATGCTATATAGGAAAAAATCCAATAAATGATAAAGTTCAAATATCATATACTACAAGTCACTATCATGTTAATGGAGTAGGATCAGATCACTACCATGATGACCACTTTACAGGAATACATACACATATTATAGAAAAATAG
- the ureG gene encoding urease accessory protein UreG, with protein MKEPVIIGVGGPVGSGKTLLIERVTRMMANDYKIAVITNDIYTKEDAMFMVKNSVLPEDRIIGVETGGCPHTAIREDASMNFAAIDELKSRFDDLDIIFLESGGDNLAATFSPDLVDFSIYIIDVAQGEKIPRKAGQGMIKSDMFIINKIDLAPYVGANLDVMREDTKVFRKEKDFIFTNLKTDEGVNRVIDWIKSNCLLEGLK; from the coding sequence ATGAAAGAACCAGTAATAATCGGTGTTGGAGGACCAGTAGGTTCAGGGAAAACACTTCTAATAGAGAGAGTTACTAGAATGATGGCAAATGATTACAAGATTGCTGTTATAACTAATGATATTTATACAAAAGAAGATGCTATGTTTATGGTGAAAAACTCTGTTTTACCTGAAGATAGAATAATTGGAGTAGAAACTGGAGGTTGTCCTCATACAGCTATAAGAGAAGATGCCTCTATGAACTTTGCTGCAATAGATGAATTAAAAAGTAGATTTGATGATTTAGATATAATCTTCCTTGAAAGTGGAGGAGATAATCTAGCAGCTACTTTCAGTCCTGATTTAGTAGATTTTTCAATCTATATAATTGACGTGGCTCAAGGGGAGAAAATTCCTAGAAAAGCTGGACAAGGAATGATTAAAAGTGATATGTTCATTATAAATAAGATAGATTTAGCACCATATGTTGGGGCAAATCTTGATGTAATGAGAGAGGATACAAAAGTTTTTAGAAAAGAGAAAGACTTTATATTTACAAATCTTAAAACAGATGAGGGAGTAAATAGAGTTATTGATTGGATTAAATCTAATTGTCTTTTAGAGGGGCTTAAATAG
- a CDS encoding urease accessory protein UreF has protein sequence MWTIAINMKILNVMQICDSNFPVGSFNHSFGMETYLRDGEIKDTATLKVWLLSYLKHQFIYNDGFAMRIVFEKLKENKIDDIWELDRKITVQNTSKESRDGAKLIGQRMIKTYLELYDISLLKEYGDRIRKKLSFGHPSIATAILLNYLEISVEDTILYYMYSTISTLIQNGVRAIPLGQKDGLILMQEFFPIFEKLLSEIMNLNDEDFGLTVPGLEISQINHEELVFRLFMS, from the coding sequence ATGTGGACCATAGCCATTAATATGAAAATTTTAAATGTTATGCAAATTTGTGATTCAAACTTTCCAGTAGGTTCTTTTAACCATTCTTTTGGTATGGAAACATATTTAAGAGATGGAGAGATAAAAGATACTGCTACTCTAAAAGTTTGGTTATTATCATATCTTAAACATCAATTTATATATAATGATGGTTTTGCTATGAGAATAGTTTTTGAAAAATTAAAAGAAAATAAGATAGATGATATTTGGGAACTAGATAGAAAGATCACTGTACAAAACACATCAAAAGAGAGTAGAGATGGAGCTAAATTAATTGGGCAAAGAATGATTAAAACCTATTTAGAGCTTTATGATATATCTCTTTTAAAAGAGTATGGAGATAGAATCAGAAAAAAACTATCTTTTGGACACCCTAGTATTGCTACTGCTATTCTTTTGAATTATTTGGAAATATCTGTTGAAGATACTATTCTATATTATATGTATAGTACAATCTCAACTTTAATTCAAAATGGAGTAAGAGCTATACCTCTAGGGCAAAAGGATGGACTTATTTTAATGCAGGAGTTTTTCCCTATATTTGAAAAATTGCTGTCAGAGATAATGAATCTGAATGATGAGGATTTTGGATTGACAGTTCCGGGATTAGAGATATCACAAATAAATCACGAAGAATTAGTATTTAGATTGTTTATGTCTTAA
- a CDS encoding urease accessory protein UreE yields MILDKILGNIKDMEDIHCHVERIYLESDELLKRVLRVTSDHGHEYGISLPKGSEMRDGDILFNDGHNMVVISVKEDDVIVITPRDINEMGEVAHNLGNKHLPVQIEDGKIIIQYDYLVEKFLQDLQVNFERKNMKLKQAFRHVDHSH; encoded by the coding sequence ATGATATTAGATAAAATTCTTGGAAATATAAAGGATATGGAAGATATACACTGTCATGTAGAGAGAATCTATTTAGAAAGTGATGAACTTTTAAAAAGAGTTTTAAGAGTGACATCAGATCATGGACATGAGTATGGAATCTCTTTACCAAAGGGTAGTGAAATGAGAGATGGAGATATTCTTTTCAATGATGGACATAATATGGTTGTTATCTCTGTAAAAGAAGATGATGTTATTGTTATCACTCCTAGAGATATAAATGAGATGGGAGAGGTAGCACACAACCTTGGAAATAAACATCTACCAGTTCAAATTGAAGATGGTAAGATAATTATTCAATATGATTACTTAGTAGAAAAATTCCTACAAGATCTACAAGTAAATTTTGAAAGAAAAAATATGAAATTAAAGCAGGCATTTAGACATGTGGACCATAGCCATTAA
- a CDS encoding urease subunit beta: MKPGEYILRKDKIVCNAGKEAITLRVINRGDRAIQIGSHFHFYEVNPILEFDRAKAYGKRLDIAAGTAVRFEPGDEKEIRLIDIAGNRKVYGLNDKVNGALD, encoded by the coding sequence ATGAAACCGGGAGAATATATTTTAAGAAAAGATAAAATAGTTTGTAATGCTGGAAAAGAAGCTATTACATTGAGAGTTATAAATAGAGGAGATAGAGCTATACAAATAGGGTCTCACTTCCACTTTTATGAAGTAAATCCAATTCTTGAATTTGATAGAGCAAAAGCTTATGGAAAGAGATTGGACATAGCTGCTGGAACTGCTGTAAGATTTGAGCCTGGAGATGAAAAAGAGATTAGACTTATTGATATAGCAGGAAATAGAAAAGTTTATGGTTTAAATGATAAAGTAAACGGAGCATTAGACTAG
- the ureC gene encoding urease subunit alpha: protein MSFEIGRKQYASMYGPTTGDSIRLADTELFIRIEKDYTTYGEECKFGGGKSLRAGMGLNPVEMRNNEKVVDTIITNAVILDYTGVYKADIGIKDGKIKFIGKGGNPDMMDNVDFIVSASTEVIAGEGTIVTAGGIDTHVHYITPEIVETALSGGLTTLIGGGTGPAEGTKAVTSTPGAWHIHRMLESAEGFPINFGFFGKGSGAVEGPNEEQIEAGAIGLKVHEDWGATRSAIDNALKCADKYDVQVALHSDTLNEFGFVEDTIDAIKDRVIHTFHTEGAGGGHAPDIVRMASFNNVLPASTNPTKPFTVNTIAEHLDMLMVCHHLDPKVPEDLAFADSRIREQTIAAEDVLQDMGALSIMSSDALAMGRIGEVVMRTWQTAHKMKLQRGILEGDEEYCDNNRAKRYIAKYTINPALAHGISEYVGSIEVGKYADLVIWEPAFFGVKPKMVVKCGMVAQAVVGDANATIPTPEPMIMRNQFGGYGKAIGSTSITFVSTYAYEDGIKDKLGLNKIVLPVRGHRTLTKKDMKLNNATPNITVDPQTYDVRVDGELITCEPLKELPMAQKYFLF from the coding sequence ATGAGCTTTGAAATAGGAAGAAAACAATATGCTTCTATGTATGGTCCAACTACTGGAGATAGTATAAGACTAGCAGATACGGAGCTTTTTATTAGAATAGAAAAAGACTACACTACTTATGGAGAGGAGTGTAAATTTGGTGGGGGAAAATCTCTAAGAGCTGGAATGGGACTTAACCCTGTTGAGATGAGAAATAATGAAAAAGTTGTTGATACAATAATCACAAATGCAGTTATTCTTGACTACACAGGAGTATATAAAGCTGATATCGGTATAAAAGATGGAAAGATTAAATTCATCGGTAAAGGTGGAAACCCAGATATGATGGATAATGTAGATTTTATTGTCTCTGCAAGTACTGAAGTTATAGCTGGAGAGGGAACAATAGTTACAGCTGGAGGAATTGATACTCACGTTCACTATATTACACCTGAAATAGTTGAAACTGCTTTAAGTGGAGGGCTTACAACTCTTATAGGAGGAGGAACAGGACCTGCTGAGGGAACAAAAGCTGTTACTTCAACTCCGGGAGCTTGGCATATTCACAGAATGTTAGAATCAGCAGAAGGATTCCCTATTAACTTCGGTTTCTTTGGAAAGGGAAGTGGAGCTGTTGAAGGTCCTAATGAGGAGCAAATAGAAGCTGGAGCTATTGGTTTAAAAGTTCACGAAGACTGGGGAGCTACAAGATCAGCTATTGACAATGCACTAAAATGTGCAGATAAATATGATGTACAAGTGGCACTACATTCTGATACACTAAATGAATTTGGATTTGTTGAAGATACTATTGATGCAATAAAAGATAGAGTAATTCATACTTTCCATACAGAGGGAGCAGGGGGAGGACACGCACCTGACATCGTTAGAATGGCATCATTTAACAATGTACTACCAGCATCAACTAACCCTACTAAACCTTTTACAGTTAACACAATAGCTGAACACTTAGATATGTTAATGGTTTGTCATCACCTAGACCCTAAAGTTCCTGAAGATTTAGCCTTTGCTGATTCAAGAATCAGAGAGCAAACAATAGCTGCTGAAGATGTTCTTCAAGATATGGGAGCTTTAAGTATTATGAGTTCTGATGCTCTTGCAATGGGAAGAATTGGAGAGGTTGTAATGAGAACTTGGCAAACAGCTCACAAGATGAAGCTACAAAGAGGAATTTTAGAGGGAGATGAGGAGTATTGTGATAACAATAGAGCTAAGAGATATATTGCTAAATACACAATCAACCCTGCTCTAGCTCATGGAATCTCTGAATATGTAGGTTCTATTGAAGTTGGTAAATATGCTGACTTAGTTATTTGGGAACCTGCTTTCTTTGGAGTAAAACCTAAAATGGTGGTAAAATGTGGAATGGTAGCTCAAGCAGTTGTTGGAGATGCCAATGCAACAATTCCTACACCTGAGCCAATGATTATGAGAAATCAATTTGGAGGGTATGGAAAAGCTATTGGAAGCACATCTATAACATTTGTTTCAACTTATGCTTATGAAGATGGAATCAAAGATAAACTAGGATTGAATAAAATAGTTTTACCAGTTAGAGGACATAGAACTTTAACTAAAAAAGATATGAAACTAAATAATGCAACTCCAAATATCACTGTTGATCCTCAAACATATGATGTAAGAGTAGATGGAGAGTTAATCACTTGTGAGCCATTAAAAGAATTACCAATGGCACAAAAATATTTCTTATTCTAA
- a CDS encoding urease accessory protein UreD, with amino-acid sequence MREKITIDDLGKNNLAGYTELILQKTPRRTGAKKSYTVGAAKISPAIYLDDDTIPCYYLIQLGGGYIEGEYYENRLKLEEGSQAILTTQASSKIYKSENGIPSKQYTNLQLEKNSKLEFINDSVILYKDAVYEQSTDIYLEEGATLIYSDGITAGWSPDGKLFQYTSARIKTNLYLNGELIYLDNLKITPKDYEVQSFGILEGYKNFGTMVVIDERVDKELIKRLREETKNLNLDVKFGISLLEKNGFIVRVLGNLTQDIQKVINKVHTYLRKEFFEFEELDLRKY; translated from the coding sequence ATGAGAGAAAAAATCACAATAGATGATTTAGGAAAAAACAATCTTGCTGGATATACTGAACTTATTTTACAAAAAACTCCTAGAAGAACAGGGGCAAAGAAAAGTTATACAGTGGGAGCAGCTAAGATCTCTCCAGCTATATATTTAGATGACGATACTATCCCATGTTACTATCTTATTCAACTTGGTGGAGGATATATTGAGGGAGAGTATTATGAAAATAGATTGAAATTAGAGGAGGGTAGCCAAGCTATTTTAACTACTCAAGCATCTAGTAAGATCTATAAAAGTGAAAATGGTATCCCTTCAAAGCAATATACTAATCTACAACTTGAAAAAAATAGTAAACTTGAATTTATAAATGATAGTGTAATATTATATAAAGATGCAGTATATGAGCAAAGCACAGATATATATTTAGAAGAGGGAGCAACTCTTATATATTCTGATGGTATAACTGCTGGTTGGTCACCTGATGGAAAGCTCTTTCAATATACAAGTGCCAGAATAAAAACAAATCTTTATCTAAATGGAGAATTGATCTATTTAGATAATCTAAAAATTACACCTAAAGATTATGAGGTACAAAGTTTTGGTATTCTTGAGGGATATAAAAACTTTGGAACAATGGTAGTAATTGATGAAAGAGTAGATAAAGAGCTGATAAAGAGATTGAGAGAGGAAACTAAAAATCTAAATTTAGATGTGAAATTTGGAATCTCTCTTCTTGAGAAAAATGGATTTATAGTTAGAGTATTGGGAAATCTTACTCAAGATATTCAAAAGGTTATAAATAAAGTTCATACATATTTAAGAAAAGAGTTTTTTGAATTTGAGGAGCTAGATTTAAGAAAATACTAA
- a CDS encoding urease subunit gamma — protein MKLTLREKEKLLIVVAAEVARRRKNKGLKLNYPEAIALITDELMEGAREGKSVEELMSFGRTILTRDDVMEGVPEMIETVQVEATFPDGTKLVSVKDPIE, from the coding sequence ATGAAACTAACTCTTAGAGAAAAAGAAAAACTTCTTATAGTTGTAGCTGCTGAAGTAGCTAGAAGAAGAAAAAATAAAGGTTTAAAACTTAACTACCCTGAGGCTATTGCATTGATTACTGATGAATTAATGGAAGGAGCTAGAGAGGGAAAAAGTGTTGAAGAATTAATGAGCTTTGGAAGAACTATCCTTACTAGAGATGATGTAATGGAAGGTGTGCCAGAGATGATAGAAACTGTACAAGTTGAAGCAACTTTCCCAGATGGAACAAAACTTGTAAGTGTTAAAGATCCAATTGAATAG
- the thiE gene encoding thiamine phosphate synthase, with product MRKRIDIPKGLYGITGDNFAHGKSNYQCVEEMIKGGIKIVQYRDKTKSSGQKVEEARAIRELCRKNGVLFIVNDNVDIAMLVDADGVHVGQDDMSPADVRKLLGDDKIVGLSTHSEEQGLKAYNDMNVDYIGVGPIFPTTTKDTAPVGLEYLEFAVANLHLPFIAIGGIKEHNIDEIISRGAERVCLVSDVVGAKDICKKVVDLSNKFKR from the coding sequence TTGAGAAAGAGAATTGATATACCTAAAGGGTTATATGGTATAACAGGTGACAATTTTGCTCATGGAAAAAGTAATTATCAATGTGTTGAAGAGATGATAAAAGGTGGAATCAAAATAGTTCAATATAGAGATAAAACTAAAAGTTCTGGGCAAAAGGTTGAAGAGGCTAGAGCTATAAGAGAGCTTTGTAGAAAAAATGGAGTTCTATTTATAGTAAATGACAATGTGGATATAGCAATGTTAGTTGATGCTGATGGTGTTCATGTTGGTCAAGATGATATGAGTCCTGCTGATGTTAGAAAACTTTTAGGTGATGATAAGATAGTTGGACTTTCTACTCATTCAGAGGAGCAAGGGTTAAAAGCTTATAATGATATGAATGTTGACTATATTGGGGTTGGACCTATCTTCCCTACAACTACAAAAGATACAGCCCCTGTTGGACTTGAGTATCTTGAATTTGCTGTGGCTAATTTACATCTTCCATTTATAGCTATTGGTGGAATAAAAGAGCATAATATAGATGAGATTATTAGCAGAGGAGCAGAGAGAGTTTGCTTAGTTAGTGATGTAGTAGGAGCAAAGGATATCTGCAAAAAAGTTGTTGATTTAAGCAATAAGTTTAAAAGATAG
- a CDS encoding GntR family transcriptional regulator produces the protein MKIYDYIMGKTNSSFAYKMLKENILKLELKPGEELKEPYLSEILEMSRTPIREALILLKHEKLIETFPQSGTFVAKIDKEKFKNGRMLRVCIETKMLELACESFPDEYLKQLEENLGKQEYILNTTRDYVEFHKLDLEFHKIIFQGVGYLDLFDITNSNFFDYLRVRQLNSSDKIKDNYVLNGHKKIYEIIKNKTPNIIEETLTNHFSRLGDKLDFLIEEYPFYFK, from the coding sequence ATGAAAATATATGACTACATAATGGGAAAGACAAATTCTAGTTTTGCATATAAGATGCTAAAAGAGAATATACTTAAACTAGAATTAAAACCGGGAGAAGAATTAAAAGAACCTTATCTTTCAGAGATTTTAGAAATGAGTCGTACTCCTATAAGGGAAGCTTTGATTTTACTTAAACATGAAAAATTAATAGAAACTTTTCCCCAAAGTGGAACTTTTGTAGCCAAAATAGATAAAGAAAAATTTAAAAATGGAAGAATGTTAAGGGTATGTATTGAAACAAAGATGCTTGAATTAGCTTGTGAAAGTTTTCCAGATGAATATTTAAAACAATTGGAAGAAAATCTTGGAAAACAAGAATATATTTTAAATACTACTAGAGATTATGTAGAATTTCATAAATTAGATTTAGAGTTTCATAAAATAATCTTCCAAGGAGTTGGATATTTAGATCTTTTTGATATAACTAATAGTAATTTCTTTGATTATTTAAGAGTAAGACAGCTTAATTCATCTGATAAGATAAAGGATAACTATGTATTAAATGGGCATAAAAAAATATATGAGATTATAAAGAATAAAACACCTAATATAATAGAAGAAACACTTACAAATCATTTTTCAAGACTTGGAGATAAGTTGGATTTTTTAATTGAAGAATATCCATTTTATTTTAAATAA
- a CDS encoding iron ABC transporter permease: MKVRKEKYSLFFLVLLVFLILSILIGVSFGSSYIPIKNVYQFLSNRILNREIFSPTWKKNIEAIIWEIRVPRVLLSAITGGGLAISGVLMQCITKNPIADPYILGISSGASAGAVAVIIFGGATIGMLGITGGAFIGAIICGVIVFIIGTENGKNISTVRLILTGLAVSTIFSSITNILVYSAKNSNQVRSAVFWSMGSLGRAKWGELLIPFLALAIVFGLSILLSKSLDILLLGDNTAKMVGMNIGKIKTIIILSSTILISILVALTGSIGFIGLIVPHICRYFCGSSHKKLLTLSILVGAIFLILCDTIARTIFPPRDIPIGIITSIIGGPFFLSMIGIKSFSFGGKNGRS; the protein is encoded by the coding sequence ATGAAAGTGAGAAAGGAAAAATATAGCCTATTTTTTTTAGTCCTTTTAGTTTTCTTAATATTGAGCATCTTAATAGGAGTTTCCTTTGGGAGTAGCTATATACCTATAAAAAATGTATATCAGTTTTTAAGCAACAGAATTTTAAATAGAGAAATTTTTTCTCCTACTTGGAAAAAAAATATAGAGGCTATTATTTGGGAGATAAGAGTTCCTAGGGTGTTACTTTCTGCAATTACAGGTGGAGGACTTGCAATCTCTGGAGTATTAATGCAGTGTATAACTAAAAATCCTATAGCTGATCCATATATTTTAGGTATTTCATCTGGGGCATCTGCTGGAGCAGTAGCAGTTATTATTTTTGGTGGAGCAACTATAGGTATGTTAGGAATCACAGGTGGAGCTTTTATTGGAGCTATTATTTGTGGAGTAATTGTTTTTATAATTGGAACAGAAAATGGAAAGAATATATCAACAGTTAGATTAATATTAACTGGTTTAGCTGTTTCAACTATATTTTCATCTATAACAAATATATTAGTCTATTCAGCTAAAAACTCAAATCAAGTGAGATCAGCGGTATTTTGGAGTATGGGAAGTTTAGGTAGAGCAAAATGGGGAGAACTACTAATACCATTTCTTGCATTAGCTATTGTCTTTGGACTATCTATTCTTCTATCTAAATCATTGGATATTCTACTTCTAGGAGATAATACAGCAAAAATGGTTGGAATGAATATAGGAAAGATTAAAACAATTATTATTCTTTCATCTACTATTTTAATCTCTATTTTAGTTGCTCTTACAGGTTCAATCGGTTTTATAGGTTTGATAGTTCCACATATTTGTAGATATTTCTGTGGTAGTTCACATAAAAAACTTTTAACATTATCTATTTTAGTTGGAGCAATATTTTTAATCTTATGTGATACAATAGCTCGTACAATTTTTCCACCAAGAGATATACCTATTGGAATAATAACATCTATTATAGGAGGTCCTTTTTTCCTATCTATGATTGGAATAAAGAGTTTCTCTTTTGGAGGTAAAAATGGTAGAAGTTAA
- a CDS encoding ABC transporter substrate-binding protein yields MNLKKIIIGSLMLGSLNVFAYEPIKYTFDDGVYKKEITVTKSPQRAVTLAQFMTETLLALGLEDKMTGTALLNEEILPEYKEAYDKIPELQLGEGQHSISKESFIATEVDFVSGWEQSIAEETTGSLDELVDRGIVPFISSGLAPDATIESVYNDFILLGKIFEVPERAEKVVAKMKAEVKSVTDKTKNIENKPRVLIYDSGEGEAFVGGSGLPNNLIELAGGENIYKDLGQDYATVSFEDIVQKNPEIIVVTEYYSGITGDEKIKFLKNSPALKDIDAIKNNRIYKIGLIDLAPGIRNSKAVEKLYNMFYGNEK; encoded by the coding sequence ATGAATTTAAAAAAAATAATAATAGGAAGTTTAATGTTAGGTTCATTAAATGTTTTTGCCTATGAACCAATTAAATATACCTTTGATGATGGAGTATATAAAAAAGAGATAACTGTTACTAAGTCTCCACAAAGAGCTGTAACTTTAGCACAATTTATGACAGAAACTCTTTTAGCTCTTGGTTTAGAAGATAAGATGACAGGAACAGCCTTATTAAATGAAGAAATTTTACCAGAATACAAAGAGGCATATGACAAGATACCTGAACTACAATTAGGTGAGGGGCAACATTCAATATCTAAAGAATCATTTATAGCAACAGAAGTTGACTTTGTATCTGGTTGGGAACAATCAATAGCAGAGGAAACAACAGGATCATTAGATGAATTAGTAGATAGAGGAATAGTTCCTTTTATCTCTAGTGGATTAGCTCCAGATGCTACTATTGAAAGTGTATATAATGATTTTATACTTTTAGGAAAAATATTTGAAGTCCCTGAAAGAGCTGAAAAAGTTGTAGCTAAGATGAAAGCTGAAGTTAAAAGTGTAACTGATAAAACTAAAAATATAGAAAATAAACCTAGAGTGTTAATCTATGATTCAGGAGAGGGAGAAGCTTTTGTTGGGGGATCAGGATTACCTAATAATCTTATTGAACTTGCTGGTGGAGAAAATATCTATAAAGATCTAGGACAAGACTATGCTACTGTTTCCTTTGAAGATATTGTTCAAAAAAATCCTGAAATCATAGTTGTAACAGAGTATTATTCTGGAATCACAGGAGATGAAAAGATTAAATTCTTAAAAAATAGTCCAGCTTTAAAAGATATAGATGCTATAAAAAATAATAGAATCTATAAGATTGGACTTATTGATTTAGCTCCAGGAATAAGAAACTCAAAGGCTGTTGAAAAACTATATAATATGTTTTATGGAAATGAAAAGTAA
- the glsA gene encoding glutaminase A, translating to MNDLLNRLIKKNIPETKLGTVASYIPELDKAKKDALGIYIIDNEGNEYFSGDYETKFTIQSISKVVALMLAILDNGEDYVFSKVGMEPTGDPFNSITKLETSGERKPYNPLINAGAIAVSSMIKGKDARDRFQRLLDFFKKISEDETLDVNYKIYCGESETGNRNRAMGYFLKGEGIIEGNVEDALDIYFKQCSIEVTAKTLAKIGLFLANNGKLSTGEIVITQRVATIIKTLMVTCGMYDSSGEFAVRAGIPSKSGVGGGILSVVPGKMGIGVYGPSLDKKGNSIAGVTLLEDLSNELNLTIF from the coding sequence ATGAATGATCTGCTTAATAGATTAATTAAAAAAAATATTCCTGAAACAAAATTAGGTACAGTAGCAAGTTATATTCCAGAATTGGATAAAGCAAAGAAAGATGCTTTAGGTATTTACATTATTGATAATGAAGGAAATGAATATTTTTCAGGAGATTATGAGACAAAATTTACAATACAAAGTATATCTAAAGTTGTAGCTCTTATGTTGGCAATTCTTGATAATGGTGAAGATTATGTATTTTCTAAAGTTGGAATGGAACCTACAGGAGATCCCTTTAATTCTATTACAAAGTTAGAAACTTCTGGAGAAAGAAAACCTTACAATCCTCTTATAAATGCTGGAGCTATTGCTGTTTCATCTATGATAAAAGGAAAAGATGCAAGAGATAGATTTCAAAGATTATTAGATTTTTTTAAAAAAATATCTGAAGATGAGACATTAGATGTAAATTATAAGATATATTGTGGAGAGTCAGAAACTGGAAATAGAAATAGAGCTATGGGGTATTTTCTAAAAGGAGAAGGTATAATAGAAGGAAATGTAGAAGATGCTTTGGATATTTATTTTAAACAATGCTCTATAGAAGTAACAGCTAAAACACTTGCAAAAATAGGTTTATTCTTAGCTAATAACGGGAAACTAAGCACAGGAGAGATTGTAATAACTCAAAGAGTTGCTACTATTATAAAAACTTTAATGGTAACTTGTGGAATGTATGATAGTTCTGGAGAATTTGCTGTTAGAGCTGGTATTCCATCTAAAAGTGGAGTAGGAGGAGGAATACTTTCAGTAGTTCCCGGAAAGATGGGAATAGGAGTATATGGTCCATCATTAGATAAAAAAGGAAACTCTATAGCAGGAGTTACTCTTTTAGAAGATCTATCAAATGAATTAAACTTAACTATATTTTAA